One region of Parambassis ranga chromosome 21, fParRan2.1, whole genome shotgun sequence genomic DNA includes:
- the LOC114426762 gene encoding trace amine-associated receptor 5-like, translating to MMEAQAGVALCFPQLLNASCRKPTLPWTEAVLLNIMLSLVSLMTVSLNLLVIISVSHFRRLHTPTNILLISLAVSDFLVGLLLMPIEIFRKTSCWVLGDIMCSLYYYLNGNIVCASIGNIVLISTERYVAICDPLHYSTRVTVTRVKVCVCVCWLCAALYSLFYMKDILIQPGRTKSCHGECVLVIDHIAGTVDLFLSVIIPMTIIAFLYLRVVVVAVSQARTMRSHVTAVSLQVSVTTKKSELKAARTLGVLVVVYIMCFCPFYCYTLAVDSVVNTSFASFLVFLFYFNSCLNPVIYALFYRWFRKAVKLVMTLQILQPGSRVANIL from the exons ATGATGGAGGCTCAGGCTGGAGTGGCGCTCTGCTTCCCACAACTCCTAAATGCCTCCTGCAGGAAGCCGACACTTCCCTGGACTGaagctgtgctgctgaacaTCATGCTGTCGCTGGTCTCTCTGATGACTGTATCTCTCAATCTGCTCGTCATCATCTCAGTCTCCCACTTCAG GCGGCTCCACACTCCCACTAacatcctcctcatctctctggCCGTCTCAGACTTTCTTGTGGGCCTCCTGCTGATGCCGATAGAAATCTTTAGAAAAACCTCCTGCTGGGTTCTCGGTGATATCATGTGCTCTCTTTACTATTATCTAAACGGAAATATTGTCTGTGCTTCTATAGGAAACATTGTTCTCATATCAACTGAACGCTATGTGGCGATCTGTGACCCTTTGCATTACTCCACCAGAGTTACTGTGACAAGAgtcaaagtgtgtgtctgtgtgtgttggctctgtgctgctctctacAGCCTTTTCTACATGAAGGATATCCTGATTCAACCAGGCAGGACTAAATCCTGCCatggagagtgtgtgttagTCATTGATCACATTGCAGGAACTGTTGACCTGTTCTTATCCGTCATTATTCCAATGACCATCATCGCATTTCTGTATCTGAGAGTCGTTGTtgtggctgtgtctcaggctcgtACCATGCGCTCTCATgttacagctgtcagtctgcaggTTTCAGTGACAACAAAgaagtctgagctgaaagcagccaggactctgggtgttcttgtggttgtgtatataatgtgttTCTGCCCATTTTACTGTTACACTCTTGCTGTGGACAGTGTGGTCAATACttcatttgcatcttttttggTCTTTCTGTTTTACTTTAACTCATGTCTAAACCCTGTGATCTATGCACTGTTCTACCGCTGGTTcagaaaagctgttaaactTGTCATGactctgcagattctgcagccgGGCTCCCGTGTGGCCAACATActatag
- the rubcnl gene encoding protein RUBCNL-like produces MMGSCGGMSASLCRFSHASWCLDSAEPPTPAAETTENLLLQNQLSPCRTSIPVLTLSPIETAGGEVDISEVSPHQTFSKRKHRKGFRRSCLSQLNPHPSHSDEREEGSKNNFEPVESFRSKEKFLRPEDETFHLPRSSPVISKHHRPISWHGGEADTPSSARVSGPPSLDQRSLSAKSVEDLSSKPSSSPAQAEEKQRCVSLISNLNRLLSGLTGLYSGQQGAADEHRGRSLTAHSAARTTGLLSTSTQHTKERRCSSTPDFSAGIFRTSCELEKENSHFIVVDMVLEVLESVKWTLSFNGQTSKMEEAHTHCKTSTQIHTDSSQARRPHRQICEEEDSKHSDEDLGMSHRDAHTGSDEIEPQVKMLSVLSTDSGFEDCGVNNTLLPRNAECLAQQLVMEFKRSWLPSHQPRRGRLSLRSSLQELPGTGEVAVSSNSLTEEIRLRTRMRGSLTWAPPRFQIIFTVQPTHRRSDIVALQHFLCAGCGTEVEPKYIKKLRYCDYLGRYFCDCCHSGLEAVIPGRVLSCWDFSKYSVSDFSKGLLDSVWHQPLFDLSCVGKTLYSRVKELDKLRELQEQLMDIKKLLSACRLSGGLVAEFQQLPAHLLEQLHLFSMDDLMRVKKGHLGAQARAVLHAAIEHVEHCELCLARGFICEFCREKEIIFPFQRDICKRCTVCKACFHKQCFVEKRCPKCARIQSRKKRP; encoded by the exons ATG ATGGGAAGCTGCGGTGGTATGTCCGCCTCTCTCTGCAGATTCAGCCATGCCAGCTGGTGTTTGGACTCCGCAGAGCCACCGACTCCTGCAGCAG AAACTACAGAAAATCTTTTGCTTCAAAACCAGCTGTCACCCTGTCGAACTTCGATCCCAGTTCTAACCCTGTCACCAAtagaaacagctggaggagaagtTGATATAAGTGAAGTTTCCCCTCATCAAACTTTCAGCAAGAGGAAACATCGCAAAGGCTTCAGACGGTCCTGCCTATCCCAGTTGAACCCACACCCAAGTCAcagtgatgaaagagaggagggCAGTAAAAATAACTTTGAACCTGTGGAGTCATTCAGGAGTAAAGAGAAATTTCTGCGCCCAGAGGATGAAACTTTCCACCTTCCCAGGAGCAGTCCGGTCATCTCCAAACACCACAGGCCCATCTCCTGGCACGGAGGGGAAGCCGATACCCCAAG CTCAGCTCGGGTCTCTGGGCCACCATCTCTGGATCAGAGGAGCCTATCAGCTAAAAGTGTGGAAGATCTGAGCTCCAAACCTTCCTCGTCCCCAGCCCAGGCAGAAGAGAAGCAACGCTGTGTTTCTTTAATATCAAATCTTAACCGGCTCCTAAGTGGTCTGACTGGCCTCTACAGTGGACAACAGGGAGCAGCTGACGAGCACAGAGGCCGGAGCTTAACTGCCCACAGTGCAGCTCGGACAACAG GCCTGCTCTCCACCTCTACACAACACACCAAAgagaggaggtgcagcagtaCCCCAGATTTCTCTGCAGGCATTTTCAGGACCAGCTGTGAGCTGGAAAAG GAAAATTCCCATTTCATTGTGGTAGACATGGTGCTGGAGGTGCTGGAAAGTGTGAAGTGGACTCTGAGCTTCAATGGGCAGACCTCCAAGatggaggaagcacacacacactgcaagacAAGTACACAGATACACACGGACTCCTCACAGGCCCGTCGGCCACACAGACAAATATGTGAAGAGGAGGATAGCAAGCATTCAGATGAAGACTTGGGGATGtcacacagagacgcacacacaggtAGCGATGAGATTGAACCTCAAGTGAAGatgctctctgtcctctccactgACAGTGGATTTGAAG ACTGTGGTGTCAACAACACACTGCTGCCCAGAAA TGCGGAGTGTCTGGCCCAGCAGCTGGTGATGGAGTTCAAGAGGAGCTGGCTTCCTTCCCATCAGCCTCGGCGTGGCAGGCTAAGCCTCCGTAGCTCCCTTCAGGAG TTGCCAGGCACTGGCGAGGTGGCAGTGAGCAGCAACAGCCTGACGGAGGAGATCCGACTTAGGACCAGGATGAGAGGATCTCTGACCTGGGCGCCTCCACGTTTCCAGATCATCTTCACCGTTCAGCCAACACACAG acGAAGTGACATTGTGGCTTTGCAACACTTTTTGTGTGCAGGCTGTGGTACAGAGGTAGAACCAA AGTACATCAAAAAACTCCGTTACTGTGACTACCTCGGCAG GTATTTCTGTGACTGCTGCCACAGTGGCCTTGAGGCCGTGATCCCTGGTCGAGTTCTGTCCTGCTGGGACTTCAGCAA GTACTCTGTGAGCGATTTCTCCAAAGGTTTGCTGGACTCAGTCTGGCATCAGCCATTGTTTGACCTGAGCTGTGTTGGTAAGACGCTGTACAGCAGAGTGAAAGAGCTGGACAAGCTCAGG GAACTTCAGGAACAGCTGATGGACATAAAGAAGCTGCTGTCAGCCTGCAGATTATCTGGAGG GTTGGTGGCTGAGTTTCAGCAGCTTCCTGCTCACCTGTTGGAGCAGTTGCACCTCTTCTCTATGGATGACCTCATGAGGGTGAAGAAAGGTCATTTGGGGGCACAGGCCCGAGCGGTGCTGCATGCTGCCATCGAACATGTTGAACACTGTGAG CTGTGTCTGGCTCGAGGTTTCATCTGTGAGTTCTGCCGCGAAAAAGAGATAATTTTCCCTTTTCAGAGAGACATATGTAAACGGTGTACAG TGTGCAAGGCCTGCTTTCATAAACAGTGTTTTGTGGAGAAAAGATGTCCAAAGTGTGCACGGATCCAGTCAAGGAAAAAACGTCCATAA